The Streptomyces camelliae genome window below encodes:
- a CDS encoding tetratricopeptide repeat protein: MRERDDPTIIGRRVQQLRTERGLTQRQLAEPAYTPAYISTLEAGRVRASDEALRHIAGRLGVAYEELAVGRPAHLATDLRLRLTEAQRVLADGRAEEAAVQYASLLAEAEAHGLGHERTTALLGLGECALETGELEEAREFFERAERGLADESLPVRVPAVRGRAVSHYLAGELRYAVYLLESTLDELNRGGLHDPDALLLLYASVIGPYMDMGAHARAAQAAEFALALAPQAGDQALIARMHRSVARTLLAEGRLAEADASLAKAADLYRRLRLRTELANCHWMRGYVCAQNGELERAEAELRQAHTMLSETRAALYRSQAAVELADVLHRRGKSEEAAILLQEVLGDFSSERGAVHSAAAHRLLGIIAEDARDTEAAEEHYVRALSLLERAGAAGDLADLCRLLGDLLRRTGRTEAALDAYRTGLGHRTAPGTTTLGPAPAQPPL; this comes from the coding sequence ATGCGGGAACGGGACGATCCGACGATCATCGGGCGGCGCGTGCAGCAACTGCGCACCGAACGCGGACTGACCCAGCGGCAGTTGGCCGAGCCCGCCTACACGCCCGCGTACATCTCCACCCTGGAGGCGGGCCGGGTGCGGGCCTCCGACGAGGCGCTGCGGCACATCGCCGGCCGGCTCGGCGTGGCCTACGAGGAACTGGCCGTCGGCCGCCCCGCCCACCTCGCCACCGACCTGCGCCTGCGGCTCACCGAGGCCCAGCGGGTGCTCGCCGACGGCAGAGCCGAGGAGGCCGCCGTACAGTACGCGTCGCTGCTCGCGGAGGCCGAGGCGCACGGGCTGGGCCACGAGCGGACGACCGCGCTGCTGGGCCTGGGTGAATGCGCCCTGGAGACAGGGGAGTTGGAGGAGGCGCGGGAGTTCTTCGAGCGGGCCGAGCGCGGCCTGGCCGACGAGTCGCTGCCGGTGCGGGTGCCGGCCGTCCGCGGCCGCGCGGTCTCGCACTACCTGGCCGGTGAACTCCGTTACGCCGTCTACCTGCTGGAGTCCACCCTCGACGAGCTGAACCGCGGCGGACTGCACGACCCCGACGCCCTGCTGCTGCTCTACGCCAGCGTCATCGGCCCGTACATGGACATGGGCGCGCACGCCCGCGCCGCCCAGGCCGCCGAGTTCGCCCTCGCGCTCGCCCCGCAGGCCGGTGACCAGGCGCTGATCGCCCGGATGCACCGCTCGGTCGCCCGTACCCTGCTCGCCGAGGGCCGCCTCGCCGAGGCCGATGCCTCCCTGGCGAAGGCGGCCGATCTGTACCGCCGCCTCCGGCTGCGCACCGAGCTGGCCAACTGCCACTGGATGCGCGGCTACGTCTGCGCCCAGAACGGCGAACTGGAGCGCGCGGAGGCGGAGTTGCGCCAGGCGCACACGATGCTCTCGGAGACCCGGGCGGCCCTGTACCGCAGCCAGGCGGCGGTGGAACTGGCGGACGTCCTGCACCGCCGGGGCAAGTCGGAGGAGGCCGCGATCCTGCTCCAGGAGGTCCTCGGCGACTTCTCCTCCGAACGTGGCGCGGTGCACTCCGCCGCGGCCCACCGTCTCCTCGGCATCATCGCCGAGGATGCCCGCGACACCGAGGCCGCCGAGGAGCACTACGTCCGCGCCCTCAGCCTCCTGGAACGCGCGGGCGCGGCCGGCGACCTGGCCGACCTGTGCCGCCTCCTGGGCGACCTGCTCCGCCGCACGGGCCGCACCGAGGCGGCCCTGGACGCCTACCGCACCGGCCTCGGCCACCGTACGGCTCCGGGCACGACGACCCTGGGCCCGGCACCGGCGCAGCCGCCGTTGTGA
- a CDS encoding amidohydrolase gives MTSSAARTALDLTADLPVPGLEDLYRDLHRHPELSLREHRTAGTLAGRLKGAGFETAEGVGGTGVVGRLRNGDGPAVLLRADMDALPVREESGLPYASEADGVMHACGHDLHVTWLTGAAEALAVGRDTWRGTLLVVGQPAEETGQGAQRMVTDGLYERFGRPDVLLGQHAAPGPAGLYPHAPGLIMSAATDVDIVVHGRGGHGSRPEATVDPVVTAAYLVTRLQTVVSREIAAGESAVLTVGRIEAGTRHNIIPSEARVSLNLRSQSEAVRQRMLAAIERIARGECLAAGCPREPEVTVGNAFPVTVNDAATDTAVAAVHGEVFGAGTVFDPGPAMGSEDFPQLALDGAIPYSYWFVTTTPAEVWEQAPGETLPEKFAAVPSNHSPHFAPDLSTIAPGVRTLVSGALALLSVA, from the coding sequence ATGACCTCCTCCGCCGCCCGCACCGCCCTGGACCTGACCGCCGACCTCCCGGTGCCGGGCCTGGAGGACCTGTACCGGGATCTGCACCGGCACCCCGAGCTGTCCCTGCGCGAGCACCGCACCGCGGGCACGCTGGCCGGGCGGCTCAAGGGGGCCGGGTTCGAGACCGCCGAGGGGGTCGGCGGGACCGGGGTCGTGGGGCGGCTGCGCAACGGGGACGGGCCGGCCGTGCTGCTGCGGGCCGACATGGACGCCCTGCCGGTGCGGGAGGAGAGCGGGCTGCCGTACGCCTCCGAGGCGGACGGCGTGATGCACGCCTGCGGGCACGATCTGCACGTCACCTGGCTGACCGGCGCCGCCGAGGCGCTGGCCGTCGGGCGGGACACCTGGCGCGGCACCCTGCTGGTGGTGGGCCAGCCCGCCGAGGAGACCGGGCAGGGCGCGCAGCGGATGGTGACGGACGGCCTGTACGAACGCTTCGGCCGCCCGGACGTCCTGCTCGGCCAGCACGCCGCCCCCGGCCCGGCGGGCCTGTACCCGCACGCGCCCGGCCTGATCATGTCGGCGGCGACGGACGTGGACATCGTCGTCCACGGCCGGGGCGGACACGGCTCGCGCCCGGAGGCCACGGTGGACCCGGTGGTGACGGCCGCCTATCTCGTCACCCGCCTGCAGACGGTGGTCTCCCGGGAGATCGCCGCCGGTGAGTCCGCCGTGCTGACCGTGGGCCGGATCGAGGCGGGCACCCGGCACAACATCATCCCGTCCGAGGCGCGCGTCTCCCTCAACCTGCGCAGCCAGTCGGAGGCGGTACGGCAGCGGATGCTGGCCGCGATCGAGCGCATCGCGCGCGGCGAGTGCCTGGCCGCCGGCTGCCCGCGCGAGCCCGAGGTCACGGTCGGCAACGCCTTCCCGGTGACCGTGAACGACGCGGCCACCGACACCGCCGTGGCCGCCGTGCACGGCGAGGTGTTCGGCGCGGGCACGGTGTTCGACCCGGGCCCGGCGATGGGCAGCGAGGACTTCCCCCAACTGGCCCTCGACGGCGCCATCCCGTACTCGTACTGGTTCGTGACCACCACCCCCGCCGAGGTCTGGGAACAGGCCCCCGGCGAGACCCTCCCGGAGAAGTTCGCGGCCGTGCCGAGCAACCACAGCCCGCACTTCGCACCCGATCTGTCCACGATCGCCCCGGGTGTCCGCACACTCGTCTCGGGGGCCCTTGCACTGTTGTCAGTGGCATGA
- a CDS encoding alpha/beta hydrolase yields MHSLHSRHSLQFTAESSSNGMTERDFTVGDVPGVLWSPASGAGRAPLVLMGHGGGNHKKHPAMSGRAQLLVTGCGFHVAVLDAPGHGDRPRTAHDEEEIAELYRARAAGEPEGPIVVRYNAHLAEQAVPEWQAALDALQELPEIGTDGPVGFWGINMGTAIGVPLVAVEPRITAAVFGLHWPDVLAEQAERITIPIEFDMQWDDEHIPREAGLALFDAFASKEKTLHVNTGKHKELPRFEADSAVRFFARHFGGAATSPA; encoded by the coding sequence ATGCACTCTCTGCACTCCCGGCACTCTCTGCAGTTCACCGCCGAGTCGTCGTCGAACGGCATGACCGAGCGTGACTTCACCGTGGGCGACGTCCCCGGAGTCCTCTGGTCGCCGGCCTCCGGCGCCGGTCGCGCACCCCTCGTCCTGATGGGACACGGCGGCGGCAACCACAAGAAGCATCCGGCGATGTCGGGCCGGGCCCAGCTCCTCGTGACGGGCTGCGGCTTCCACGTCGCCGTCCTCGACGCGCCCGGTCACGGCGACCGGCCGCGCACGGCGCACGACGAGGAAGAGATCGCCGAGCTGTACCGGGCGCGGGCGGCGGGCGAGCCGGAAGGCCCGATCGTCGTCCGCTACAACGCCCACCTGGCCGAGCAGGCCGTACCCGAGTGGCAGGCGGCCCTGGACGCCCTCCAGGAGCTCCCGGAGATCGGCACCGACGGGCCGGTCGGCTTCTGGGGCATCAACATGGGTACCGCGATCGGGGTGCCGCTGGTGGCGGTCGAACCCAGGATCACGGCCGCGGTCTTCGGCCTGCACTGGCCCGACGTCCTGGCCGAGCAGGCCGAGCGGATCACCATCCCGATCGAGTTCGACATGCAGTGGGACGACGAGCACATCCCGCGCGAGGCCGGCCTCGCGCTGTTCGACGCCTTCGCCTCGAAGGAGAAGACCCTGCACGTCAACACGGGCAAGCACAAGGAACTGCCCCGGTTCGAGGCCGACAGCGCGGTCCGCTTCTTCGCCCGCCACTTCGGCGGAGCGGCCACCTCGCCGGCCTGA
- a CDS encoding Uma2 family endonuclease: MATAEAEPIIMPGYQGEAIHGPYDDPDGDSDADGGEPTYEGASVEQVFELFSATAPRGWRVELIEGEICVTPPANGEHEEIVSEVIDQVAERRHDRSLRNYTGIGLNVPGSSDTGHVEPDLVIAAKGTFDDHEEWHDPAGVLLVAEVTSKSTGDRDRHKKIHGYARAGIPVYLLIDREEAEVIVYSEPSGDDYAKSPKYKLGQTVPLPAPLGFDLDTAEF; this comes from the coding sequence ATGGCGACGGCTGAGGCGGAGCCGATCATCATGCCCGGGTACCAGGGCGAGGCCATTCACGGCCCGTACGACGATCCCGACGGCGACAGTGACGCCGACGGCGGCGAGCCCACCTACGAGGGGGCGAGCGTGGAACAGGTCTTCGAGCTCTTCAGTGCGACGGCTCCCAGGGGCTGGCGCGTGGAGTTGATCGAGGGGGAGATCTGCGTGACGCCACCGGCCAACGGGGAGCACGAGGAGATTGTGTCGGAGGTCATCGACCAGGTGGCGGAGCGGCGCCATGATCGATCGTTGCGCAACTACACCGGCATTGGCCTCAACGTCCCCGGCTCATCCGACACCGGTCACGTCGAGCCCGATCTGGTGATCGCGGCGAAGGGTACTTTCGACGACCACGAGGAGTGGCACGACCCGGCCGGCGTGCTCCTCGTCGCCGAGGTCACCTCCAAGAGCACCGGCGACCGCGACCGCCACAAGAAGATCCACGGCTACGCCCGCGCCGGCATCCCCGTCTACCTCCTCATCGACCGCGAGGAGGCCGAGGTCATCGTCTACTCCGAGCCCTCAGGCGACGACTACGCCAAGTCACCCAAGTACAAGCTCGGCCAGACCGTCCCGCTGCCCGCTCCCCTGGGCTTCGACCTGGACACCGCCGAGTTCTGA
- a CDS encoding NPP1 family protein, which translates to MPRAISSRRPLRLGRVAAVTGSAAALTVALSGSASAGVLQNLPENATTFQKYFEPVYDYDTDSCYPAAAIDPSGTLNGGLKPTGSITGQCRSGHLGHANTYSRAKCNNGWCGIIYASYWEKDEASPGIGHRHDWECMVVWVKQGADTPSYLSASRHGSFSTHPIADVPMDGQRVEAVYHKDGASTHAFRFAKWGETPENDIGAWHQENLLTWDNMAANLRGILNASDWGNANFPLQDSKFADHLNKAKPSGITFDPYA; encoded by the coding sequence ATGCCCCGAGCCATCAGCAGCAGAAGGCCCTTGCGCCTCGGCAGAGTTGCCGCCGTCACCGGCAGCGCCGCCGCGCTCACCGTCGCCCTGTCGGGCAGCGCCTCGGCGGGCGTGCTGCAGAACCTGCCCGAGAACGCGACCACGTTCCAGAAGTACTTCGAGCCCGTGTACGACTACGACACCGACAGCTGCTACCCGGCCGCCGCGATCGACCCCAGCGGCACCCTCAACGGCGGCCTCAAGCCCACCGGTTCGATCACCGGCCAGTGCCGCAGCGGCCACCTCGGCCACGCCAACACCTACTCGCGGGCCAAGTGCAACAACGGCTGGTGCGGGATCATCTACGCCAGCTACTGGGAGAAGGACGAGGCCTCCCCGGGCATCGGCCACCGCCACGACTGGGAGTGCATGGTCGTCTGGGTCAAGCAGGGCGCGGACACCCCCTCGTACCTGTCGGCCTCCCGGCACGGCAGCTTCAGCACGCACCCGATCGCCGACGTCCCGATGGACGGTCAGCGTGTCGAGGCCGTCTACCACAAGGACGGCGCGTCCACCCACGCCTTCCGCTTCGCCAAGTGGGGCGAGACCCCGGAGAACGACATCGGCGCCTGGCACCAGGAGAACCTGCTGACCTGGGACAACATGGCCGCCAACCTGCGCGGCATCCTGAACGCCTCCGACTGGGGCAACGCCAACTTCCCGCTCCAGGACTCGAAGTTCGCCGACCATCTGAACAAGGCGAAGCCGAGCGGGATCACATTCGACCCGTACGCCTGA
- a CDS encoding Ig-like domain repeat protein, with product MRKRSLTAATTLAVLIGSAALAAPSAFADSSSVLPVKKTGDLVVDGAHQQVFISDPANGKIVVTDYTGKVLKELPSLPGVTGLELSADSGTLYAAVRDANQIAVIDTATDTPGTPFTVGDRPVSVAVAGGRLWFGYGATGNGDIGSVDLVGEQHQVTLDQARGWYGGPILDAAPGSTTLLAGEPGLSPSAVASYDVSTGTPTRLASAEVGSNLRDLAVTPDGKDVITASGAPYKHPVFKTADMTPDGSYASDTYPNAVAIAPDGTVAAGVDGWYNPDIFVYKPGGTTPLRTYDFPNTGSTSGADELADSALAWAPDSSRLFAVSYNSNGVYSLRVFTSPAKAATTLTVDAPATAARAKQLTVTGKVTSSVPLPTGTRLTVTRTDVESPRGKALTPVAVRADGTFSFTDTPPAGGKVTYTVSYAGDADHAAASASDSVSVSRAKTTLTLDNNRKVYDYGKAVKFTAHLGTTYKNRTVEIWADPYGGDKPDRLVKSGKVDSHGNLSVTLNLWRDATVTAKFAGDARYQPASARVTVGARVSISTSVGNQYKSAYAWGQTYSYFHTNKNPLITTKMPYYPGRAQKFEFQVYYQGTWYPGDPAYFKLGSDGVSRVQITGDHSKDVGWRFRIRSSYIDGSSGDIVNSTTNGPWKYFTFTR from the coding sequence GTGCGCAAGCGCTCTCTCACGGCTGCCACCACCCTGGCGGTCCTCATCGGCTCGGCGGCCCTCGCCGCGCCCTCGGCATTCGCCGACTCCAGCAGCGTCCTGCCGGTCAAGAAGACCGGCGACCTCGTGGTCGACGGCGCTCACCAGCAGGTCTTCATCAGCGATCCGGCGAACGGCAAGATCGTCGTCACCGACTACACCGGCAAGGTCCTCAAGGAACTGCCCTCGCTGCCGGGCGTCACCGGCCTCGAACTGTCCGCCGACTCCGGCACGTTGTACGCGGCCGTGCGGGACGCGAACCAGATCGCGGTCATCGACACCGCCACCGACACACCCGGCACACCGTTCACGGTGGGCGACCGCCCGGTCAGCGTCGCCGTCGCGGGAGGCCGGCTGTGGTTCGGCTACGGCGCGACAGGCAACGGCGACATCGGCTCCGTCGACCTCGTCGGCGAGCAGCACCAGGTCACCCTCGACCAGGCCAGGGGCTGGTACGGCGGCCCGATCCTGGACGCGGCTCCCGGCTCCACCACCCTGCTGGCCGGGGAGCCGGGCCTGAGCCCCAGCGCGGTCGCCTCCTACGACGTCTCGACGGGCACGCCCACCCGCCTGGCGAGCGCCGAGGTCGGCTCCAACCTGCGCGACCTGGCCGTCACACCGGACGGCAAGGACGTCATCACGGCGAGCGGAGCGCCGTACAAGCACCCGGTGTTCAAGACCGCCGACATGACCCCGGACGGCAGCTACGCCAGCGACACCTACCCGAACGCGGTGGCCATCGCCCCGGACGGCACGGTCGCGGCGGGCGTCGACGGCTGGTACAACCCGGACATCTTCGTCTACAAGCCGGGCGGCACCACCCCGCTGCGCACCTACGACTTCCCCAACACCGGCAGCACCAGCGGCGCCGACGAACTCGCCGACTCCGCCCTCGCCTGGGCACCCGACTCCTCCCGCCTGTTCGCGGTGTCGTACAACAGCAACGGCGTCTACTCACTGCGGGTGTTCACCTCGCCCGCCAAGGCGGCCACCACGCTGACCGTCGACGCCCCGGCCACCGCCGCCCGCGCCAAGCAGCTCACCGTCACGGGCAAGGTGACCTCGTCGGTCCCGCTGCCGACCGGCACGCGACTGACCGTCACCCGCACCGACGTGGAGTCCCCCAGGGGCAAGGCCCTGACCCCGGTCGCGGTCAGGGCGGACGGCACGTTCTCCTTCACCGACACCCCGCCGGCGGGCGGCAAGGTGACGTACACGGTGTCGTACGCGGGCGACGCGGACCACGCGGCGGCCTCCGCCTCGGACTCGGTGTCCGTCTCCCGCGCGAAGACGACGCTGACGCTCGACAACAACCGCAAGGTGTACGACTACGGCAAGGCCGTGAAGTTCACCGCCCACCTCGGGACGACGTACAAGAACCGCACGGTGGAGATCTGGGCCGACCCCTACGGCGGTGACAAGCCCGACAGGCTGGTGAAGTCCGGCAAGGTCGACTCCCACGGCAACCTCTCGGTCACCCTGAACCTGTGGCGAGACGCCACGGTCACCGCGAAGTTCGCGGGCGACGCGCGCTACCAGCCGGCCTCGGCCAGGGTCACGGTCGGCGCCCGGGTGAGCATCTCCACGTCGGTGGGCAACCAGTACAAGTCGGCGTACGCCTGGGGCCAGACGTACTCCTACTTCCACACGAACAAGAACCCGCTGATCACGACGAAGATGCCGTACTACCCGGGCCGGGCGCAGAAGTTCGAGTTCCAGGTGTACTACCAGGGCACCTGGTACCCGGGCGACCCCGCGTACTTCAAGCTCGGCAGCGACGGCGTCTCCCGGGTGCAGATCACCGGCGACCACAGCAAGGACGTCGGCTGGCGCTTCCGCATCCGCTCGTCGTACATCGACGGCTCCTCCGGCGACATCGTGAACTCCACGACGAACGGCCCGTGGAAGTACTTCACGTTCACCAGGTGA
- a CDS encoding helix-turn-helix domain-containing protein, whose translation MGRPERPLNPAAGPVQRFAHELRELRKAAGNPSYRTMAKAAGFSATTLSQAAAGERLPSLSVVQEYVRACGGDPEEWQLRWKEAGQETDRAPAEGAGDTPAPYRGLARFEPGDRHLFFGRDRVVAEVGELVCENRFAVLFGPSGSGKSSLLRAGLIPRLREEIAARGHPARLRILTPGPTPATTYGHLLAPAGDEPESWVVVDQFEEVFTLCRDPRERARFLDLLLAARDPAVRLRVLVAVRADFFARCAEHRGLADALSGAALLLGPMSADELREAVVGPAQAAGCLVERTLTSRLVDEVLDEPGGLPMLSHVLLETWRRRKGRMLTLAGYEAAGGVRGAIAATAEEVYGGLSPGQARAARHLLLRMVEPGQGTPDTRRPLTRAELDTWADPDAPAVVERLTGARLLTADEDGVQLAHEALITCWPRLHDWIEEDRERLRHHRMLADAARTWVEHDRDPGALYRGTRLARAEELFPDHRDDPALTVPERAFLTAALDAREAEYRAASRIVRRHRILTVSLSAVLAVALVTTFAVCRAADENQRRRTQDAARRVADVADALRTTDPRTALLLGAAAWRIAELPESRQGLLGSLAQPETDTFTDPAPGDGPRRALAHGGRILLSSSGTTWSTWDVTAHRRIGTGRLSSGTATDVGADGRVVAVAVDGGMRLWDTATGRWTGGATPLQSDDPHFSGDGRAVLVAEGDRVRLRSVTDGRVRFETRAPNVAVTALSADGRRAAVCPAGQAPQLWDTATRRALPGAWQQKRVCDADTALLALGAGRLAATDGSRVLVWDTTTGRQIADLHASTAQYMSFSPDGAFIATADRGEIRLWRLTSAEEPVLRHSLNNQYLYGGLHWDPDGRTLRYLEGGTVHTLDLGPAVTSAWSPGALDDVTLSPDGRTYATAQRTGDHYVFRLKATADDHVLRTLPPVPVPVPVSADPALPVVPGDTLPLQAFSPDGTRFVYGVSAPGRDAVHQPFTVWDVPRARAVTSLDLPGGAVIGMVLGPRGRTLVAARNTDTGDAADEVWDTGRKRRTTVLTGVTAGHLAVRPDGSLLVGDGRLARLPSGRAAAHDLVQGDEVGALAFAADGSLFAAGDQTGRVALWDGRLGRRLGILRNVFPRPLGIDPEGVSALAFSPDGHTLAVAGNTGGLQLWDVATQQRLGGELTTPGEEIDSVAFSPDGTTLYAGSAHVPLQGYVVDPGRALARVCARAGGTGLTREQWRTYVPDAPYRPVCGPGA comes from the coding sequence ATGGGGCGTCCCGAGAGACCCTTGAACCCGGCGGCCGGTCCCGTGCAGCGGTTCGCCCATGAGCTGAGGGAACTGCGTAAGGCCGCCGGGAATCCCTCGTACCGGACGATGGCGAAGGCGGCGGGTTTCTCGGCGACCACGCTGTCCCAGGCCGCTGCCGGTGAACGGCTGCCCTCCCTCTCCGTCGTCCAGGAGTATGTCCGCGCCTGCGGGGGCGATCCGGAGGAGTGGCAGCTGCGCTGGAAGGAGGCCGGGCAGGAAACGGACCGGGCCCCCGCCGAGGGCGCCGGGGACACGCCCGCCCCCTATCGCGGGCTCGCCCGGTTCGAGCCGGGCGACCGGCACCTGTTCTTCGGCCGGGACCGGGTGGTCGCGGAGGTCGGGGAACTGGTGTGCGAGAACCGGTTCGCGGTGCTGTTCGGTCCCTCCGGCAGCGGCAAGTCGTCCCTGCTGCGGGCCGGGCTGATCCCGCGGCTGCGGGAGGAGATCGCGGCGCGCGGCCATCCCGCCCGCCTGCGGATCCTCACCCCGGGGCCGACGCCCGCCACGACCTACGGCCACCTCCTCGCCCCGGCCGGGGACGAGCCGGAGAGCTGGGTCGTGGTGGACCAGTTCGAGGAGGTCTTCACCCTCTGCCGCGATCCGCGCGAGCGCGCCCGTTTCCTCGACCTGCTGCTCGCCGCCCGCGACCCGGCCGTCCGGCTGCGCGTGCTGGTCGCCGTACGCGCCGACTTCTTCGCCCGCTGCGCCGAGCACCGGGGCCTGGCGGACGCCCTGAGCGGCGCGGCACTGCTGCTCGGCCCGATGAGCGCGGACGAGCTGCGCGAGGCGGTGGTCGGACCCGCCCAGGCGGCCGGGTGTCTCGTGGAGCGGACGCTGACCTCCCGGCTGGTGGACGAGGTGCTGGACGAGCCCGGCGGCCTGCCGATGCTCTCGCACGTCCTCCTGGAGACCTGGCGCCGCCGCAAGGGCCGCATGCTCACCCTCGCCGGATACGAGGCGGCCGGCGGGGTGCGCGGCGCCATCGCGGCGACCGCCGAGGAGGTCTACGGCGGTCTGTCGCCGGGCCAGGCCCGCGCCGCCCGGCATCTGCTGCTGCGGATGGTCGAACCGGGCCAAGGCACCCCCGACACCCGCCGCCCCCTCACCCGCGCCGAACTGGACACATGGGCGGACCCGGACGCGCCAGCCGTGGTGGAGCGGCTGACCGGCGCCCGGCTGCTGACCGCCGACGAGGACGGCGTCCAGCTCGCCCACGAGGCGCTCATCACCTGCTGGCCCCGGCTGCACGACTGGATCGAGGAGGACCGGGAGCGGCTGCGCCACCACCGGATGCTCGCGGACGCGGCCCGTACCTGGGTGGAGCACGACCGCGACCCGGGCGCCCTGTACCGGGGCACGCGCCTGGCCCGCGCCGAGGAACTCTTCCCCGACCACCGCGACGACCCCGCGCTCACCGTGCCCGAGCGGGCCTTCCTCACCGCCGCCCTGGACGCCCGCGAGGCGGAGTACCGGGCTGCCTCCCGTATCGTGCGCAGACACCGGATCCTGACCGTGTCACTGTCCGCCGTCCTGGCCGTGGCCCTAGTGACGACCTTCGCGGTCTGCCGCGCCGCCGACGAGAACCAGCGCCGGCGTACCCAGGACGCGGCCCGCCGGGTCGCCGACGTCGCCGACGCGCTGCGCACCACCGACCCCCGCACCGCGCTGCTGCTCGGCGCGGCCGCCTGGCGCATCGCCGAGCTGCCCGAGAGCCGCCAGGGCCTGCTCGGCTCCCTCGCCCAGCCGGAGACGGACACCTTCACCGACCCCGCGCCCGGCGACGGCCCCCGGCGCGCCCTCGCCCACGGCGGTCGCATCCTGCTCAGTTCCAGCGGGACCACCTGGAGCACCTGGGACGTGACCGCCCACCGCCGCATCGGCACGGGCCGGCTGTCGTCGGGCACCGCCACCGACGTCGGCGCGGACGGCCGGGTGGTCGCCGTAGCCGTCGACGGCGGAATGCGGCTGTGGGACACGGCCACCGGCCGCTGGACCGGCGGCGCCACGCCGTTGCAGAGCGACGACCCGCACTTCTCCGGCGACGGACGCGCGGTGCTGGTCGCCGAGGGGGACCGGGTACGGCTCCGCTCGGTCACGGACGGCCGGGTGCGGTTCGAGACCCGGGCCCCGAACGTGGCCGTGACCGCGCTGAGCGCGGACGGCCGCCGGGCCGCCGTCTGCCCCGCCGGACAGGCCCCGCAGCTGTGGGACACCGCCACCCGCCGCGCCCTGCCCGGCGCCTGGCAGCAGAAACGTGTCTGCGACGCGGACACCGCCCTCCTCGCGCTGGGCGCCGGCCGGCTGGCCGCCACCGACGGCAGCCGAGTGCTCGTCTGGGACACCACGACCGGCAGGCAGATCGCCGATCTGCACGCCTCCACCGCGCAGTACATGTCCTTCAGCCCGGACGGCGCCTTCATCGCGACGGCCGACCGCGGGGAGATCCGGCTGTGGCGGCTCACGTCCGCCGAGGAGCCCGTCCTGCGGCACTCGCTGAACAACCAGTACCTCTACGGTGGCCTGCACTGGGACCCGGACGGCCGCACCCTGCGCTACCTGGAGGGCGGCACCGTCCACACCCTCGACCTGGGGCCGGCCGTCACCTCCGCCTGGAGTCCCGGCGCGCTGGACGACGTCACGCTCAGCCCCGACGGCCGCACCTACGCCACCGCGCAGCGCACCGGCGACCACTACGTGTTCCGCCTGAAGGCGACCGCGGACGACCACGTCCTGCGCACCCTGCCTCCCGTACCCGTACCCGTGCCCGTCTCGGCCGACCCCGCCCTGCCCGTGGTGCCCGGCGACACCCTGCCCCTTCAGGCGTTCAGCCCCGACGGCACCCGGTTCGTCTACGGGGTCTCGGCGCCCGGCCGGGATGCGGTGCACCAGCCGTTCACGGTCTGGGACGTGCCGCGCGCACGGGCCGTGACCTCGCTGGACCTGCCCGGCGGCGCGGTCATCGGCATGGTGCTCGGTCCGCGGGGCCGCACCCTGGTCGCCGCCCGCAACACCGACACGGGCGACGCGGCGGACGAGGTGTGGGACACCGGCCGTAAGCGTCGTACGACCGTGCTCACCGGCGTGACCGCCGGCCACCTGGCCGTCCGCCCGGACGGCTCCCTGCTGGTCGGCGACGGCCGCCTCGCCCGGCTGCCCTCCGGCCGGGCCGCCGCGCACGACCTGGTGCAGGGCGACGAGGTCGGCGCGCTGGCGTTCGCCGCCGACGGCTCCCTGTTCGCGGCCGGCGACCAGACGGGCCGGGTCGCCCTGTGGGACGGACGGCTCGGGCGCCGCCTGGGCATCCTGCGCAACGTCTTCCCCCGCCCCCTCGGCATCGACCCGGAGGGCGTCAGCGCCCTCGCCTTCAGCCCCGACGGCCACACCCTCGCGGTCGCCGGCAACACGGGCGGCCTCCAGCTGTGGGACGTGGCCACCCAGCAGCGCCTGGGCGGCGAACTGACCACACCGGGCGAGGAGATCGACTCGGTGGCCTTCAGCCCCGACGGCACGACCCTGTATGCGGGCAGCGCGCACGTCCCGCTCCAGGGTTACGTCGTCGATCCCGGCCGGGCCCTTGCGCGGGTGTGCGCACGGGCCGGGGGCACGGGACTGACGCGGGAGCAGTGGCGGACGTACGTGCCGGACGCGCCGTACCGTCCGGTCTGCGGACCGGGCGCGTGA